A genomic segment from Equus asinus isolate D_3611 breed Donkey chromosome 23, EquAss-T2T_v2, whole genome shotgun sequence encodes:
- the ACO1 gene encoding cytoplasmic aconitate hydratase isoform X2: MSNPFAHLAEPLDPAQPEKKFFNLNKLKDSRYGRLPFSIRVLLEAAVRNCDQFLVKKNDIENILDWNVTQHKNIEVPFKPARVILQDFTGVPAVVDFAAMRDAVKKLGGDPEKINPVCPADLVIDHSIQVDFNRRTDSLQKNQDLEFERNRERFEFLKWGSQAFHNMRIIPPGSGIIHQVNLEYLARVVFDQDGYYYPDSLVGTDSHTTMIDGLGVLGWGVGGIEAEAVMLGQPISMVLPQVIGYRLMGNPHPLVTSTDIVLTITKHLRQVGVVGKFVEFFGPGVAQLSIADRATIANMCPEYGATAAFFPVDEVSIKYLVQTGRDEDKVKQIKKYLQAVGMFRDFSDPSQDPDFAQTVELDLKTVVPCCSGPKRPQDKVAVSDMKKDFESCLGAKQGFKGFQVALDHHNDHKTFIYNNSEFSLAHGSVVIAAITSCTNTSNPSVMLGAGLLAKKAVDAGLTVKPYIKTSLSPGSGVVTYYLRESGVMPYLSQLGFDVVGYGCMTCIGNSGPLPEPVVEAITQGDLVAVGVLSGNRNFEGRVHPNTRANYLASPPLVIAYAIAGTIRIDFEKEPLGVNAKGQQVFLKDIWPTRDEIQAVERQFVIPGMFKEVYQKIETVNESWNALAAPSDKLYYWNPKSTYIKSPPFFENLTLDLQPPKSIVDAYVLLNLGDSVTTDHISPAGNIARNSPAARYLTNRGLTPREFNSYGSRRGNDAIMARGTFANIRLLNKFLNKQAPQTIHLPSGEILDVFDASERYQQAGLPLIILAGKEYGSGSSRDWAAKGPFLLGIKAVLAESYERIHRSNLVGMGVIPLEYLPGENADTLGLTGRERYTVSIPENLKPRMKVQVKNVNNRHTRSVPEPHPRPQTWISPEAEMTAP; encoded by the exons GACGCTTACCGTTTTCTATCAGAGTTCTCCTGGAGGCAGCTGTTCGGAACTGTGATCAATTTTTGGTGAAGAAAAATGACATTGAAAATATCCTAGATTGGAATGTCACGCAGCACAAGAACATAGAAGTACCATTCAAGCCTGCCCGCGTCATCCTGCAGGACTTTAC ggGTGTGCCAGCTGTGGTCGACTTTGCTGCCATGCGTGATGCTGTGAAAAAGTTAGGAGGAGACCCAGAGAAAATAAACCCTGTCTGTCCTGCTGATCTTGTGATTGATCATTCCATCCAGGTTGATTTCAACAGAAG GACAGACAGTTTACAGAAGAATCAAGACTTGGAATTTGAGAGAAATAGAGAACgatttgaatttttaaag TGGGGTTCTCAGGCTTTTCACAACATGCGGATTATTCCCCCTGGCTCAGGAATCATCCACCAGGTGAATCTGGAGTATTTGGCAAGAGTGGTATTTGaccaggatggctattattaccCAGACAGCCTTGTGGGCACGGATTCGCACACGACCATGATTGACGGTTTGGGCGTTCTCGGTTGGG GTGTGGGTGGTATCGAAGCAGAGGCTGTCATGCTGGGTCAGCCCATCAGCATGGTGCTTCCCCAGGTGATTGGCTACAGGCTGATGGGAAATCCCCACCCTCTGGTAACCTCCACGGACATCGTGCTCACCATTACCAAG CACCTCCGCCAGGTCGGGGTCGTGGGCAAATTTGTCGAGTTCTTTGGGCCAGGAGTAGCCCAGTTGTCCATTGCTGACCGAGCAACGATTGCCAACATGTGTCCAGAGTACGGAGCAACTGCTGCCTTTTTCCCAGTTGATGAAGTTAGCATCAAGTACCTTGTGCAGACAG GTCGTGATGAAGACAAGGTGAAGCAAATTAAAAAGTACCTTCAGGCTGTAGGGATGTTCCGGGATTTCAGTGACCCCTCTCAAGACCCAGACTTTGCCCAG ACTGTGGAATTAGACCTGAAAACAGTAGTGCCGTGCTGCAGTGGACCCAAAAGGCCTCAGGACAAAGTCGCCGTGTCCGACATGAAGAAGGACTTTGAGAGCTGCCTTGGAGCCAAG CAAGGGTTTAAAGGATTCCAGGTTGCTCTGGACCATCATAACGACCATAAGACATTTATCTATAATAATAGCGAATTCAGCCTCGCTCACGGTTCTGTGGTCATCGCTGCCATCACCAGCTGCACAAACACCAGTAATCCATCTGTGATGTTAGGAGCAG GGCTGTTAGCAAAGAAAGCTGTGGATGCTGGCCTGACCGTGAAGCCGTACATCAAAACCAGCCTGTCTCCTGGGAGCGGGGTGGTCACCTACTACCTGCGAGAAAGCGGAGTCATGCCTTACCTGTCTCAGCTTGG GTTTGATGTGGTGGGCTATGGCTGCATGACCTGCATTGGCAACAGTGGTCCCTTACCCGAGCCCGTGGTAGAAGCCATCACGCAG GGGGACCTTGTCGCTGTGGGAGTTCTATCTGGGAACAGGAATTTTGAAGGTCGAGTCCACCCCAATACCCGGGCCAACTATTTAGCCTCTCCGCCTTTAGTAATAGCGTATGCGATTGCCGGGACCATCAGGATCGACTTTGAGAAAGAACCGTTGG GGGTAAATGCAAAGGGACAACAGGTATTTCTGAAAGATATCTGGCCCACTAGAGACGAGATCCAGGCGGTGGAGCGGCAGTTTGTCATCCCTGGGATGTTTAAGGAGGTCTATCAGAAAATAGAG acagTGAATGAGAGCTGGAACGCCTTAGCAGCCCCGTCAGATAAGCTGTATTACTGGAATCCCAAATCTACATACATTAAATCACCTCCATTTTTTGAAAACCTG ACTTTGGATCTTCAGCCCCCTAAGTCGATAGTGGATGCCTATGTGCTATTAAATTTGGGAGATTCAGTAACAACCGACCACATCTCTCCAGCTGGAAATATTGCTCGAAACAGCCCTGCCGCTCGCTACTTAACCAACAGAGG CCTGACTCCACGAGAATTCAACTCCTACGGTTCCCGCCGGGGTAATGATGCCATCATGGCACGGGGGACATTTGCCAACATTCGCTTGTTAAACAAGTTTTTGAACAAGCAGGCGCCGCAGACTATACATCTGCCTTCTGGAGAAATT ctTGATGTGTTCGATGCCTCTGAGCGGTACCAGCAGGCAGGTCTGCCTCTCATCATTCTGGCTGGCAAAGAGTACGGCTCGGGCAGCTCCCGGGACTGGGCAGCCAAGGGGCCGTTCCTCCTG GGAATCAAAGCTGTGCTGGCCGAGAGCTACGAGCGCATTCACCGCAGTAACTTGGTCGGAATGGGGGTGATCCCGCTCGAGTATCTCCCTGGGGAGAACGCAGACACCCTGGGCCTCACGGGGCGGGAACGATACACTGTCAGCATTCCAGAAAACCTCAAACCACGAATGAAAGTCCAGGTGAAG AATGTGAACAACAGACACACTCGCTCCGTCCCTGAGCCTCACCCCAGGCCCCAGACTTGGATCAGCCCAGAGGCAGAAATGACAGCTCCCTAG
- the ACO1 gene encoding cytoplasmic aconitate hydratase isoform X1: protein MSNPFAHLAEPLDPAQPEKKFFNLNKLKDSRYGRLPFSIRVLLEAAVRNCDQFLVKKNDIENILDWNVTQHKNIEVPFKPARVILQDFTGVPAVVDFAAMRDAVKKLGGDPEKINPVCPADLVIDHSIQVDFNRRTDSLQKNQDLEFERNRERFEFLKWGSQAFHNMRIIPPGSGIIHQVNLEYLARVVFDQDGYYYPDSLVGTDSHTTMIDGLGVLGWGVGGIEAEAVMLGQPISMVLPQVIGYRLMGNPHPLVTSTDIVLTITKHLRQVGVVGKFVEFFGPGVAQLSIADRATIANMCPEYGATAAFFPVDEVSIKYLVQTGRDEDKVKQIKKYLQAVGMFRDFSDPSQDPDFAQTVELDLKTVVPCCSGPKRPQDKVAVSDMKKDFESCLGAKQGFKGFQVALDHHNDHKTFIYNNSEFSLAHGSVVIAAITSCTNTSNPSVMLGAGLLAKKAVDAGLTVKPYIKTSLSPGSGVVTYYLRESGVMPYLSQLGFDVVGYGCMTCIGNSGPLPEPVVEAITQGDLVAVGVLSGNRNFEGRVHPNTRANYLASPPLVIAYAIAGTIRIDFEKEPLGVNAKGQQVFLKDIWPTRDEIQAVERQFVIPGMFKEVYQKIETVNESWNALAAPSDKLYYWNPKSTYIKSPPFFENLTLDLQPPKSIVDAYVLLNLGDSVTTDHISPAGNIARNSPAARYLTNRGLTPREFNSYGSRRGNDAIMARGTFANIRLLNKFLNKQAPQTIHLPSGEILDVFDASERYQQAGLPLIILAGKEYGSGSSRDWAAKGPFLLGIKAVLAESYERIHRSNLVGMGVIPLEYLPGENADTLGLTGRERYTVSIPENLKPRMKVQVKLDTGKTFQAVMRFDTDVELTYFHNGGILNYMIRKMAK from the exons GACGCTTACCGTTTTCTATCAGAGTTCTCCTGGAGGCAGCTGTTCGGAACTGTGATCAATTTTTGGTGAAGAAAAATGACATTGAAAATATCCTAGATTGGAATGTCACGCAGCACAAGAACATAGAAGTACCATTCAAGCCTGCCCGCGTCATCCTGCAGGACTTTAC ggGTGTGCCAGCTGTGGTCGACTTTGCTGCCATGCGTGATGCTGTGAAAAAGTTAGGAGGAGACCCAGAGAAAATAAACCCTGTCTGTCCTGCTGATCTTGTGATTGATCATTCCATCCAGGTTGATTTCAACAGAAG GACAGACAGTTTACAGAAGAATCAAGACTTGGAATTTGAGAGAAATAGAGAACgatttgaatttttaaag TGGGGTTCTCAGGCTTTTCACAACATGCGGATTATTCCCCCTGGCTCAGGAATCATCCACCAGGTGAATCTGGAGTATTTGGCAAGAGTGGTATTTGaccaggatggctattattaccCAGACAGCCTTGTGGGCACGGATTCGCACACGACCATGATTGACGGTTTGGGCGTTCTCGGTTGGG GTGTGGGTGGTATCGAAGCAGAGGCTGTCATGCTGGGTCAGCCCATCAGCATGGTGCTTCCCCAGGTGATTGGCTACAGGCTGATGGGAAATCCCCACCCTCTGGTAACCTCCACGGACATCGTGCTCACCATTACCAAG CACCTCCGCCAGGTCGGGGTCGTGGGCAAATTTGTCGAGTTCTTTGGGCCAGGAGTAGCCCAGTTGTCCATTGCTGACCGAGCAACGATTGCCAACATGTGTCCAGAGTACGGAGCAACTGCTGCCTTTTTCCCAGTTGATGAAGTTAGCATCAAGTACCTTGTGCAGACAG GTCGTGATGAAGACAAGGTGAAGCAAATTAAAAAGTACCTTCAGGCTGTAGGGATGTTCCGGGATTTCAGTGACCCCTCTCAAGACCCAGACTTTGCCCAG ACTGTGGAATTAGACCTGAAAACAGTAGTGCCGTGCTGCAGTGGACCCAAAAGGCCTCAGGACAAAGTCGCCGTGTCCGACATGAAGAAGGACTTTGAGAGCTGCCTTGGAGCCAAG CAAGGGTTTAAAGGATTCCAGGTTGCTCTGGACCATCATAACGACCATAAGACATTTATCTATAATAATAGCGAATTCAGCCTCGCTCACGGTTCTGTGGTCATCGCTGCCATCACCAGCTGCACAAACACCAGTAATCCATCTGTGATGTTAGGAGCAG GGCTGTTAGCAAAGAAAGCTGTGGATGCTGGCCTGACCGTGAAGCCGTACATCAAAACCAGCCTGTCTCCTGGGAGCGGGGTGGTCACCTACTACCTGCGAGAAAGCGGAGTCATGCCTTACCTGTCTCAGCTTGG GTTTGATGTGGTGGGCTATGGCTGCATGACCTGCATTGGCAACAGTGGTCCCTTACCCGAGCCCGTGGTAGAAGCCATCACGCAG GGGGACCTTGTCGCTGTGGGAGTTCTATCTGGGAACAGGAATTTTGAAGGTCGAGTCCACCCCAATACCCGGGCCAACTATTTAGCCTCTCCGCCTTTAGTAATAGCGTATGCGATTGCCGGGACCATCAGGATCGACTTTGAGAAAGAACCGTTGG GGGTAAATGCAAAGGGACAACAGGTATTTCTGAAAGATATCTGGCCCACTAGAGACGAGATCCAGGCGGTGGAGCGGCAGTTTGTCATCCCTGGGATGTTTAAGGAGGTCTATCAGAAAATAGAG acagTGAATGAGAGCTGGAACGCCTTAGCAGCCCCGTCAGATAAGCTGTATTACTGGAATCCCAAATCTACATACATTAAATCACCTCCATTTTTTGAAAACCTG ACTTTGGATCTTCAGCCCCCTAAGTCGATAGTGGATGCCTATGTGCTATTAAATTTGGGAGATTCAGTAACAACCGACCACATCTCTCCAGCTGGAAATATTGCTCGAAACAGCCCTGCCGCTCGCTACTTAACCAACAGAGG CCTGACTCCACGAGAATTCAACTCCTACGGTTCCCGCCGGGGTAATGATGCCATCATGGCACGGGGGACATTTGCCAACATTCGCTTGTTAAACAAGTTTTTGAACAAGCAGGCGCCGCAGACTATACATCTGCCTTCTGGAGAAATT ctTGATGTGTTCGATGCCTCTGAGCGGTACCAGCAGGCAGGTCTGCCTCTCATCATTCTGGCTGGCAAAGAGTACGGCTCGGGCAGCTCCCGGGACTGGGCAGCCAAGGGGCCGTTCCTCCTG GGAATCAAAGCTGTGCTGGCCGAGAGCTACGAGCGCATTCACCGCAGTAACTTGGTCGGAATGGGGGTGATCCCGCTCGAGTATCTCCCTGGGGAGAACGCAGACACCCTGGGCCTCACGGGGCGGGAACGATACACTGTCAGCATTCCAGAAAACCTCAAACCACGAATGAAAGTCCAGGTGAAG CTGGACACCGGCAAGACTTTCCAGGCTGTCATGAGGTTTGACACCGACGTGGAGCTCACGTACTTCCACAACGGGGGCATCCTCAACTACATGATCCGCAAGATGGCCAAGTAG